The Haploplasma axanthum region TCCTGCTGTTTCTAAGAAAGCTCGAAGTAATGTGTTTAGACTTTCTTTCTATTTAACATCAGATATTAATCCTGACATTCTAGAGGAATCAGTTAATCTAACTTTAAAAAGATTTCAAGTTTTTAATATTCAATTAAAGAATGGAATTTTTTGGAATTATTTCTCAGAAAATAAAAAAACATTTAAAGTTGAAGAAGAACCTAGTCAGGTATGTAAATTTTTTAAATTCAATAAAAATAATGGATATTTATTTAAAGTCTATTATTTAAAAAATAAAATAACCCTTGAAACATTTCATTCATTAACAGATGGAACTGGAGCAATTAACTTTTTAAAATCAATAACCTATAAATATTTAAAACTTATGGGTCATTATTTTGATCATGAAAGTTTGATTTTAAGTGAAATGCCTTTTTCAAACAAAGAAAATGAAGATTCTTTTGGAGCAAATTATAATCCAAAAATTAAAAAAAATCTAAAAGAAGAAAAAGCATATCATCTAAAAGGTGATGTTTTTAAAGATTACTGGTCACTAGTATTTAAAATACGAATTAACACAAAAGATTTTTTAACAGTGATTAAAGAAAAATATAAATGTACAGTTACTGAATATGTTTCTGCACTAATTGCTTATGGTATTTATGATGAAGGTATTGATGTTAAAAATAGTAAAAAACCTATAAAAATGTTTATTCCTGTTAACTTAAGACCATTATTTAATTCAACTTCATTAAGAAATTTTTCTTTATATATAAAATCCACTTTTGAACTTAGTAAAGAATGGACTTTTGAAGAAATGATTGAACACACAAAACTAGAGTTTAAGGATCAAATAGTTAAAGAAAAAATTCATATGAGATTAGGAGCTCTTGTTTCATTAGAAAAGAATCCTTTTGTTAGATTTGTTCCATTGTTTATAAAAAATGTGTTTTTTAGAGTTGGGTATTATTTATTAGGTGAATCAATTAACACTTCTTCACTTTCAAATATGGGAATTGTAAGTCTACCATCAGAAATGAAACAATATATTAAAGATGTTGATTTTATCAATAGTGGTAAAGGTATAAATACAACAATTGTGAGTTATGGAGAACATACAAATATAACTTTTAATAGTATTATTAAGGATGTTAGTGTCATTAAAACTTTTGTTTATCAACTACGTAGTGATAACATTGAAGTAATTGTTGATACAAATTACGAGGAGGGGTATGATGAAATCTTGTAAAAATTGCGATATAAAATATGATTCACCCGTTGAATATTGCCTCCTTTGTCATAATGAACTTCATGAAGATGGAACACCTACTGAATATCATTTTCAACCTTATAAAAAGAGTAAATCATCAATTAGTCTTTTATTTAGAATTTTTATTTTAATTAATTTAGCATCTATTATCATTACTTCTTTTGTAAACTACTCTTTATCAAGAAAACTTGATTGGAGCCTAATCGTTAGTGTTTCAAATATTTATTTAATTATATTATTATGGATAATCCTTTATAGTCCTAAATTCGTTATTAAACTATTAGGATTTATAGTCTTAACGACTATTGAAATACTAGCTATTGGATTCTTGATTAAAGATCATCATTGGGCAATTGATATTGTTCTTCCATTTTCACTTATTAGTTCAACTTTATTATTAACAATTGTTTTACTGTCAAAGAAAAACAAATGGCAAGATTACATATCTTTCTTGTTAACTTCAATTGGATTTAATCTATTAGTTATCCTTTTAAATATTTTTAAAATTACTCAAATTAAATGGGCAATAACAGCATCTTTCTTCTATGGTTTACTAACACTTATTGGTTTAATAATTTTTTCACCTAAAGAAGTTAAAGAAGAATTTATGAGAAGATTTCATATTTAACCAAATAGTTAAAACTTATTGGCATGATTTTATTAGAGAGACTTTCTATTTATATAGTTAGTCTCTTTTTTCGAATATTTCCATAAACATTCAATACTTTTTTACTACTCAAAGTTTCAAGTTATTAATAATTTTTTTAGAGAAGTATCAAATTAATGTTTTATAACATTATAATAAGTTTTCATAAAATGAAGAGTATATAAAAAAATGCCCAATAGGCATTTTCTAACTTTGTAGTCTTAACTTAAGTGTTGTTTTTCTTTTCTCTGATAAATGATTTGCTGCATATACTAATAAATTTATATCTCCTATTATTATTAAATAGTTCTTTGCTCTTGTAATTGCAGTATATAGCAATTCTTTTTTTAACATATGTGTATATTGTTTGATGAGTGGTAGTATAACTATTTTATATTCACTGCCTTGAGATTTATGAATGCTCATTGCATAAGCTAAATTCAATGAGTCTAAATCATTTTTTTCATAAAAGACTTCATTTCCATCAAAATCAACTACTAAGTAATCTTTGTTATCAACAGTCTTACTAATTCTTTTAATATAACCAATATCACCATTCATAACAAAATTTTTTGGATCATTAACTAGTTGAATTACTTTATCTTTTTCAAAATATTTTTTATCACCATATTCAATATATGGTTTATTTAGATCATTAAAATTCTCTTGTAACAAAAGGTTTATTGCATCAATACCAATATCACCTTTATATGTTGGTATTAAGATTTGAATATCATTAATCATATCATAACCTTGATCTAATGCACCTTTAATTTGTTCTAAAATAATCTTTTTGATATTATTAGGAAACTCATTTCTAACGAATAAATCATTACCACTTTCAAGTCTTTGCATATCAAGTTTTTGCATATTGACGGCATTTGCTAATTTAATAATATTTGAATTTTTAGCTTGTCTATGAATCTCAGTCAGTTTTACAACAGGTATAATCTTTGATTCAATAATATCTTTTAAAACTGTACCTGGTGATACAGATGGTAATTGATCCACATCTCCAACAATAATTACTTGAGCATCTGAATCGATGGCTTCAAGTAATTTTCTAGCTAAAAATATATCAATCATTGAAGATTCATCAATAATTATTAATTTTTGAGGCATTTTTTTATCTGCATCATATGTAAAAACACCATCATATCCATAGCCTAATTGCCTGTGAATTGTTTTAGCTGGAAGACCTAAAACTTCTTCCATTCTTTTAGCTGCTCTACCAGTAGGAGCCATTAATCCAATTTTTTCATCAATTTCTGGATTAGATAAGTTTATTTTAAAATAAGAAGCATATATTTCAATTATTCCATCGATAATTGTTGTTTTACCTGTACCAGGTCCACCAGTAATTACTGAAACCTTACTTGTTAATGAGCTTAAAATTGCTGATTTTTGAAGTTCTGTATATTCAATATTTTTTTGAATTTGAACCATCTCTAATAATGATGATAAATAATCATAATCAGTTAGTTCAGAAGGTTCATTTTTTAATCTTTTAAGTTCAGTAGCAACACTATTTTCTGCAAAATATGAATTATATAAATAATATCTATCTTCTTCTAGAATTATTTCATTTTCTAAAACTAAACTATCTAGGACTGGTTTAACATCTATTTCAAAACCTAAAATAGACTCAGTATATTTTTTCAAATCAATTGCACTTAAATATGTATCACCATTTTGGAAAGAGTATGTTTTCATAGAAAAAAGAACTGCAGCTTCAATGCGTCTTGGATCATTATTTTCAATTCCCATTTTTTGAGCTAATTCATCTGCTTTTATAAATCCAATTCCTTCAATATCGTTGATTAATTGATATGGATTTTCTTCTAATTTATCTAATGTTAATAATCCATAAAAATTAAGAATTTTCATTGCTGTTTTACCAGCAATATTATATCCGTATAAGTTAACCAAAATATGTTCATTTGTTTGATTATCAAGTAATTGTTGATAAAGTTTTTCAATTTTTGAATCTGAAAAATTAAATTGTTTTAAAATATCTTTATTTGAAAGAATTATTTTTATCGCGTCAACACCAAGTTCTTCAACTATTTTTTGAGCAGTTACTGGACCTATTCCAGTAAAATATGAGCTTGATAAATAACTAACTACTCCTTCAACACTTTGAGTATTACTTTTTGTATATGTTTCAACTTGAAATTGTTTTCCGTATTTATCATGACTTATCCATTTTCCTAAAAACTCATAAAAAATATCCTCACTAAGGATAGGAATATAGCCAACAATAGTTAAATCCTCATTATTCTCATTTATTACTCTAACAATTGAATAAGAGTTATCATTATTGTGATATACGTATCGATTAATTTTCGCTGTTATTCTCTCTAAACTCAAGCTTACACTTCCTCTTTAAATCCTATATTTTATTATATCATATTAATAGTTTCTTATTGATTTTATTAGTAAGTTAATAATATATTTTTCAGTTTTTAAAATTTTAGTAAACTTTTACTAGATTGATGGTATAATTATATTATATTAAGAATATTCTTTATTTTAGGAGGTAAAAATGTCAAATGTAACACTAAAAAACATCGCTGATAAAGCAAAAGTGTCTGTATCAACTGTTTCAAGAATTTTAAATAATGACTCAACTTTGAATGTTAGTGAACAAACACGTAGTACAGTTTTGGAAATTGCGGAAACATTATCTTATAAAGGTCCAAAAACAAGAAAAAATCAAACCGAATATACGATTGCTTTAATACACTGGTATACAAGAAGTGAGGAACTTGAAGATAATTATTACTTAGCAATTAGGCTTGGAATTGAAAATGCTTGTCATGAAAAAAATATAAAAATGACTAAGATTTTTTATGATGACCTAAATACTCTAATTACTCCTGCTGATGGGGCGATTGCTGTCGGTAAGTTCGATCAAAAAGAAATTGATCTTTTCAATAAATACTATAAGAACATTGTTTTTGTTGATTCATCACCAAATGAACAACTCTATGATAGTGTTGTTATTGACTTTGAAAGTGCCTACTTAGAAGCAATTCATTACTTAGAATCATTAGGTTTTAGTGATATTGGTTATATCGGTGGTAGAGAATATACTCATACCCAAAAACAACTAATTGGTGAACGCCGTGAAATCTTCTTTAGAAACTATTTTAAAGATCAAACAAAAATTCATGTTGGAAAATTTTCAATTGATAGTGGCTATCAATTAATGAAGGAAGCAATTGCTACTAATGATCTAGCTGAGGCATACTTAATTGCTAGTGATGCAATGGCAATTGGTGCATTACGTGCTTTATATGAAGCAGGAATTAAAGTTCCTGATGATGTATCAATCTTAGGTTTTAATGATATACCTCAAAGTGCCTATACAATACCACCTCTTTCAACTATTAAAGTGTATAAAGAACATATGGGTGAAAAAGCCGTAGATTTATTATTAGAAGCAATTGATGGTAGGGATATAAAACAAAAAGTTCTTATTTCTACCAAACTTATCGTTAGAGAAAGTACAAAAAAGGTGATTTAAATGAAACAACATATTGAAAACTTAATTAATTTTGAAATTGAAAACAATGTAATAACTAAACGTGATTATTTATATGTTAGAAATCAACTCTATAATCTTTTAGGCATTATACCTAATGATGATTATCTAGTTCCAAATCCAATTAACACTCCTGCTGATGCTCTTAATCCTATTCTTGATAACCTAATAAAGAATAAACAAATTGAAGATTCTATAATAGAAAGAGATTTATTTGATTCAAAAATTATGAATGTTTTTGTTAATTTACCATCTGTGATTCAAGATAAATTTGATTTATTAGCTAATAATAATAAAAAAACAGCTACTTCTTGGTTCTATAACCACTCAAAAGCTGTGAATTATATTAGAACTGATCGTATTGAAAAAAATATTGCTTTTGAAGAAAAAACTAAATATGGAAATCTTCAAATAACAATTAACCTTTCTAAGCCTGAAAAAGATCCAAAAAGTATTGCTCTCGCTGCTAAAAACCAATCATCTTCATACCCAAAATGCGTATTATGTAAAGAAAATGAAGGTTTTGCCGGTAATTATCAAAGAGATTCAAGAAATCAACATCGTTTAATCAACTTTAAACTTTTTGATAATGATTGGTTCTTTCAATTTTCTCCTTATATTTACTACAATGAACATGCGATTGTTTTTTCTAAAGAACATGTAAGTATGTCTATTCAAAATCAAACATTTAAAAATCTACTTGAATTAACCGACATTTTTGATGGTTACTTCTTTGGCTCTAATGCTGATTTACCAATTGTTGGTGGTTCAATTCTATCCCATGAGCACTATCAAGGTGGAAATCATATTTTTCCAATTCAACTTGCTAATGTTCTTCATGAAGAACATCTTAATAACATTAAAATTCAATTATTAGAATGGCCATTATCAACAGTTAGACTTGTTTCTAGTGACAAATCTCTGATTAGTAAATATGCAAATAAATTTTTATCTTATTGGAAAAAATATAACAATGAAGAATTAAATATTCGTGCATTTACAGATGAGACGCCACATCATACAATAACACCTATTGCTAGAAAAAATGATAATCTTTATGAACTTGATTTAATTCTAAGAGATAATCAAACAAGTATTGAACATCCTTCTGGAATATTCCATCCTCATGAAGATAAATGGAATATCAAAAAAGAGAATATTGGTCTTATTGAAGCAATCGGTTTAGCTATTCTTCCAGGAAGATTAAAAACTGAACTCCAAAGTGTTAAAGATTATGTTCTTAATAATAAAGAACTTGATAATGATGCAATCAAACATAAAACATGGGCTGATAAATGGAAACATAAAGCTACTTCTTCTAACATTGATAAATTAATCAATATTGAACTTGCAAAAACTTTTGAAGAAATTCTTGAAGATTGTGGTGTTTTCAAACAAAATAGTATTGGTATTAAAAATTTTAAAAAATTTATTAATGAGGTTATTGAATATGAAAAATAGTTTAAAAGAAAATTTTACAAAAATATTTGGAATAAAACCTGAGAAAGTCTACTTTTCTCCAGGAAGAGTAAACCTAATAGGTGAACATATTGATTATAATGGTGGTTTTGTTATGCCTTGTGCTCTTTCATATGGAACATATGGAGTAATCTCACTTAGAAGCGATAATTTAGTAAGAGTTTATTCTGAAGGATTTACAGATGAAATATATGAGTTTGAAATTAACGATATAACTAAAGATTCAAAGAATAGTTGGGCTGATTATGTAAAAGGTGTTTTTTCAGTAATGAAAAATAGAAAATATAAAATAGATCATGGATTTAATCTATACTTATATAATACAATGCCAACAAATGCTGGACTTTCTTCAAGTGCTTCACTTGAATCGCTAATTGTTTATATCTTAAATGATATTTTTGATTTAAATATTGATATTACAAACATGGCTTTAATCGGTAAAGAGTCTGAAAACAACTTTGTTGGTGTTAATTCAGGTATTATGGATCAATTTGCAATTGTTGCTGGAAAAAAAGAACATGCAATTCTTCTTAACACCCAAACACTTGACTATAAATATATTCCGCTAATTCTTAATGATTATAGTTTACTTGTTATTAATACTAATAAAAAGCGTGGACTTGCAGATTCTAAATACAACGAACGTTTTAATGAATGTCAAGAATCTCTTGAAATTCTTAAAAAGCACTATGATGTAAAAGACTTATGCAGTATTAGTGTTAACGAACTTCCTAAAATTAAAAAACTTTTATCACCAATTTTATATAAGCGTGTTAAACATGTAATCACTGAACAAGATCGAACAATTAAATCAGCACAAGCATTAAAAGACAACAAAATTATAGAATTTGCAGAATACTTAAATGAATCTCACAAATCACTTCAATATGATTATGAAGTTACTGGTATTGAACTTGATACTTTGGTTAATGAAACAATTAAAGCCGGTGCCATAGGAGCGAGAATGACTGGTGCAGGATTTGGTGGTTGTATTGTTGCAATTATTAAATCAAAAGATATTGATAATCTTATTCCGAAAGTAAAAACAAACTATACTAATCTAATAGGTTATGAACCATCATTCTATGTTGTTACACCAAGTGATGGTCCAATTGAATTATAATCATGAACAATTATTAACACCCTATGGAAAGAATATTGATCCAAACAATCTTCTCTCTGATTATCCAAGACCTCAACTTAAAAGAAATAGTTATTTAAATTTGAATGGATATTGGTTTTATGATATAACACAAGGTGAAAGACCATCAACATTCAATAAAACTATTTTAGTACCATTTTCACCTGAAACTTATTTATCAACTGTTAATAAGATTTTAATGCCAAGCGAAACACTTTTCTATTACCGTGAAGTGTTTCTTCCAAAAGATTTTAAAAAAGATTCTTTAATCATTCA contains the following coding sequences:
- a CDS encoding UDP-glucose--hexose-1-phosphate uridylyltransferase (catalyzes the formation of alpha-D-glucose 1-phosphate and UDP-galactose from UDP-glucose and alpha-D-galactose 1-phosphate in galactose metabolism); this translates as MKQHIENLINFEIENNVITKRDYLYVRNQLYNLLGIIPNDDYLVPNPINTPADALNPILDNLIKNKQIEDSIIERDLFDSKIMNVFVNLPSVIQDKFDLLANNNKKTATSWFYNHSKAVNYIRTDRIEKNIAFEEKTKYGNLQITINLSKPEKDPKSIALAAKNQSSSYPKCVLCKENEGFAGNYQRDSRNQHRLINFKLFDNDWFFQFSPYIYYNEHAIVFSKEHVSMSIQNQTFKNLLELTDIFDGYFFGSNADLPIVGGSILSHEHYQGGNHIFPIQLANVLHEEHLNNIKIQLLEWPLSTVRLVSSDKSLISKYANKFLSYWKKYNNEELNIRAFTDETPHHTITPIARKNDNLYELDLILRDNQTSIEHPSGIFHPHEDKWNIKKENIGLIEAIGLAILPGRLKTELQSVKDYVLNNKELDNDAIKHKTWADKWKHKATSSNIDKLINIELAKTFEEILEDCGVFKQNSIGIKNFKKFINEVIEYEK
- a CDS encoding condensation domain-containing protein; translation: MQKTRYWHKLDNAAKVFPAVSKKARSNVFRLSFYLTSDINPDILEESVNLTLKRFQVFNIQLKNGIFWNYFSENKKTFKVEEEPSQVCKFFKFNKNNGYLFKVYYLKNKITLETFHSLTDGTGAINFLKSITYKYLKLMGHYFDHESLILSEMPFSNKENEDSFGANYNPKIKKNLKEEKAYHLKGDVFKDYWSLVFKIRINTKDFLTVIKEKYKCTVTEYVSALIAYGIYDEGIDVKNSKKPIKMFIPVNLRPLFNSTSLRNFSLYIKSTFELSKEWTFEEMIEHTKLEFKDQIVKEKIHMRLGALVSLEKNPFVRFVPLFIKNVFFRVGYYLLGESINTSSLSNMGIVSLPSEMKQYIKDVDFINSGKGINTTIVSYGEHTNITFNSIIKDVSVIKTFVYQLRSDNIEVIVDTNYEEGYDEIL
- a CDS encoding galactokinase; its protein translation is MKNSLKENFTKIFGIKPEKVYFSPGRVNLIGEHIDYNGGFVMPCALSYGTYGVISLRSDNLVRVYSEGFTDEIYEFEINDITKDSKNSWADYVKGVFSVMKNRKYKIDHGFNLYLYNTMPTNAGLSSSASLESLIVYILNDIFDLNIDITNMALIGKESENNFVGVNSGIMDQFAIVAGKKEHAILLNTQTLDYKYIPLILNDYSLLVINTNKKRGLADSKYNERFNECQESLEILKKHYDVKDLCSISVNELPKIKKLLSPILYKRVKHVITEQDRTIKSAQALKDNKIIEFAEYLNESHKSLQYDYEVTGIELDTLVNETIKAGAIGARMTGAGFGGCIVAIIKSKDIDNLIPKVKTNYTNLIGYEPSFYVVTPSDGPIEL
- a CDS encoding LacI family DNA-binding transcriptional regulator — translated: MSNVTLKNIADKAKVSVSTVSRILNNDSTLNVSEQTRSTVLEIAETLSYKGPKTRKNQTEYTIALIHWYTRSEELEDNYYLAIRLGIENACHEKNIKMTKIFYDDLNTLITPADGAIAVGKFDQKEIDLFNKYYKNIVFVDSSPNEQLYDSVVIDFESAYLEAIHYLESLGFSDIGYIGGREYTHTQKQLIGERREIFFRNYFKDQTKIHVGKFSIDSGYQLMKEAIATNDLAEAYLIASDAMAIGALRALYEAGIKVPDDVSILGFNDIPQSAYTIPPLSTIKVYKEHMGEKAVDLLLEAIDGRDIKQKVLISTKLIVRESTKKVI
- the recD2 gene encoding SF1B family DNA helicase RecD2, with the translated sequence MSLERITAKINRYVYHNNDNSYSIVRVINENNEDLTIVGYIPILSEDIFYEFLGKWISHDKYGKQFQVETYTKSNTQSVEGVVSYLSSSYFTGIGPVTAQKIVEELGVDAIKIILSNKDILKQFNFSDSKIEKLYQQLLDNQTNEHILVNLYGYNIAGKTAMKILNFYGLLTLDKLEENPYQLINDIEGIGFIKADELAQKMGIENNDPRRIEAAVLFSMKTYSFQNGDTYLSAIDLKKYTESILGFEIDVKPVLDSLVLENEIILEEDRYYLYNSYFAENSVATELKRLKNEPSELTDYDYLSSLLEMVQIQKNIEYTELQKSAILSSLTSKVSVITGGPGTGKTTIIDGIIEIYASYFKINLSNPEIDEKIGLMAPTGRAAKRMEEVLGLPAKTIHRQLGYGYDGVFTYDADKKMPQKLIIIDESSMIDIFLARKLLEAIDSDAQVIIVGDVDQLPSVSPGTVLKDIIESKIIPVVKLTEIHRQAKNSNIIKLANAVNMQKLDMQRLESGNDLFVRNEFPNNIKKIILEQIKGALDQGYDMINDIQILIPTYKGDIGIDAINLLLQENFNDLNKPYIEYGDKKYFEKDKVIQLVNDPKNFVMNGDIGYIKRISKTVDNKDYLVVDFDGNEVFYEKNDLDSLNLAYAMSIHKSQGSEYKIVILPLIKQYTHMLKKELLYTAITRAKNYLIIIGDINLLVYAANHLSEKRKTTLKLRLQS
- a CDS encoding DUF6320 domain-containing protein, encoding MKSCKNCDIKYDSPVEYCLLCHNELHEDGTPTEYHFQPYKKSKSSISLLFRIFILINLASIIITSFVNYSLSRKLDWSLIVSVSNIYLIILLWIILYSPKFVIKLLGFIVLTTIEILAIGFLIKDHHWAIDIVLPFSLISSTLLLTIVLLSKKNKWQDYISFLLTSIGFNLLVILLNIFKITQIKWAITASFFYGLLTLIGLIIFSPKEVKEEFMRRFHI